In a single window of the Helicobacter felis ATCC 49179 genome:
- a CDS encoding outer membrane beta-barrel protein, with translation MFKNLIVLGAGCLPLMGVSNHIFTGARLGASIGFEGSYGQQVSMVNPSTKPDGSPACPSNNCKGDELIGFYTRDKQPSFAFTYTVGDELFFDKLAISGMRVYGTMEYTHAALGERYKVENKGGKNYDPQYIKAVDPTTGNVIPQAVTNGNPPPDGFKNVGGDLAVPNNYSSPCARLSASNPLGLCSTPTPQESLLQHPANAVSLGLNVDFFLNIPIDYLVKKHTNSLAKKLHSQFLFLNLFLKWGIFVGGGVEYTMFWSDRFVNQALGKKTRFFAAGSGFFINVGTQLYVGKHNRLTLGWKFPCYKFSAQNWYNYGNSNPGTQQTLKQTLSITPLSQFFLGYAYLF, from the coding sequence ATGTTTAAGAACTTAATAGTTTTGGGGGCGGGGTGTTTGCCCTTGATGGGGGTGAGCAATCATATTTTTACAGGCGCGCGCTTAGGGGCAAGCATAGGTTTTGAGGGCAGTTATGGCCAGCAGGTGAGCATGGTTAATCCGAGCACAAAACCGGATGGATCACCTGCTTGTCCTAGCAATAATTGTAAGGGGGATGAGCTCATCGGGTTTTATACGCGCGACAAACAGCCGAGTTTTGCTTTCACCTACACGGTGGGCGATGAACTTTTTTTTGACAAATTGGCGATTAGTGGAATGCGGGTTTATGGGACTATGGAATACACCCATGCAGCACTAGGAGAGCGTTACAAGGTAGAGAATAAAGGGGGCAAAAATTACGATCCTCAATACATCAAAGCCGTTGATCCCACTACGGGGAATGTGATTCCTCAAGCGGTTACAAATGGCAACCCTCCCCCTGATGGCTTTAAAAATGTGGGGGGTGATTTGGCTGTGCCTAATAACTACAGCTCTCCTTGTGCTAGATTAAGTGCAAGTAACCCCTTGGGACTTTGCTCTACCCCAACCCCTCAGGAAAGTTTGCTCCAACATCCGGCCAATGCGGTCTCTCTAGGCCTGAATGTTGATTTTTTTCTTAATATACCTATAGATTACTTGGTGAAAAAACATACGAATTCTTTGGCAAAAAAGCTTCACTCTCAATTTCTCTTTTTAAATCTCTTTTTGAAATGGGGGATATTTGTGGGTGGAGGTGTGGAGTACACGATGTTTTGGAGCGATCGCTTTGTTAATCAGGCATTAGGCAAAAAAACACGCTTTTTTGCTGCTGGGAGTGGCTTTTTTATAAATGTGGGGACACAGCTGTATGTGGGCAAACATAACCGTCTCACGCTAGGATGGAAATTTCCTTGCTATAAATTTAGTGCGCAAAATTGGTATAACTATGGCAATAGCAATCCGGGCACACAGCAAACTTTAAAACAAACCTTGAGTATTACACCCCTCAGTCAGTTTTTTCTAGGCTATGCGTATCTTTTTTAA
- a CDS encoding tRNA dihydrouridine synthase — protein sequence MSKLQFDNLLFLAPLAGYTDLPFRSVVKRFGVDVTVSEMVSSHALVHAFEKTAKMLEKSPHENPFSVQIAGSKVEIVQRAVELLNQVEGIDIVDFNCGCPAPKVANHGNGSGLLKDLNHLVKLLKVVREHTNKPYTSVKVRLGFERKIPEEIAHALNDAPVDFVVVHARTRADRYKKEKIDYESVRLMRSILNKPLIVNGEIDSVAKAQEVRAYTGAQGVMIGRASLIKPWIFWQIKHNTQELPPVLKKDLVLEHFDKMVEFYGVRGVVMFRKNLHAYAKGHAGASAFKGVVNSMSDPLVARAQVEEFFSQAQDLHDLPQIITLNNQSV from the coding sequence ATGTCTAAACTCCAATTTGATAATTTATTATTTTTAGCCCCTTTAGCGGGTTATACGGATTTGCCTTTTAGAAGTGTAGTGAAACGCTTTGGGGTAGATGTAACCGTGAGCGAGATGGTGAGTAGCCACGCGCTCGTGCATGCTTTTGAGAAAACTGCTAAGATGCTAGAGAAATCCCCCCATGAAAACCCTTTTAGCGTGCAAATTGCCGGCTCTAAAGTAGAGATTGTGCAAAGAGCGGTCGAGTTGCTTAACCAAGTGGAGGGAATCGACATTGTAGATTTTAATTGTGGTTGCCCAGCCCCCAAAGTGGCTAACCATGGCAATGGGAGCGGACTCCTTAAAGACTTAAACCACTTAGTCAAGCTTTTAAAAGTGGTGCGTGAGCACACTAATAAACCCTATACCAGCGTGAAAGTACGCTTAGGCTTTGAGCGCAAAATTCCAGAAGAGATCGCACATGCGCTCAATGATGCCCCTGTGGATTTTGTGGTGGTGCATGCGCGCACGCGCGCGGATCGCTACAAAAAAGAAAAGATTGATTATGAAAGTGTGCGCTTGATGCGCTCTATCTTAAATAAACCCTTGATTGTCAATGGCGAGATTGACAGCGTAGCCAAAGCCCAAGAGGTGCGCGCCTACACAGGGGCGCAGGGGGTGATGATCGGGCGGGCTAGTTTGATCAAACCTTGGATTTTTTGGCAGATCAAACACAACACACAGGAATTACCCCCCGTGCTTAAAAAAGATTTGGTCTTGGAACACTTTGATAAGATGGTGGAATTTTACGGAGTCAGAGGGGTGGTGATGTTTCGCAAGAACTTACACGCTTATGCTAAGGGACATGCGGGGGCGAGCGCGTTTAAGGGAGTGGTCAATAGCATGAGCGATCCATTAGTGGCGCGCGCGCAGGTGGAGGAGTTTTTTAGCCAAGCGCAGGATTTGCACGATCTCCCTCAGATTATCACCCTGAATAATCAAAGCGTCTAA
- a CDS encoding [cytidine(C)-cytidine(C)-adenosine (A)]-adding enzyme — protein sequence MADWDTSFLRLKRALPSSLLTLHAMIEQGGYQACIVGGSVRDLLLGKEPKDYDLASSATPDQLKALLEGMEGIKIIELGRAFGTLGVGFEGWLFEITTFRQEGEYRDHRHPSALKFVKSIESDLARRDFTINALALHPQKGLLDLYSGLEDLKKGVLRLVGDPTLRLQEDALRILRALRFSSVLGFSLEEVTQKALWEQAPLLEHIAKERICMEFFKLLLGDFVRSCAPFQSLLEKTLKARLKPLEGLENTPLNLRARLLYLAQSWDTQTLRDFCTRLKFSKKLTQSLHKLHAHFPLEPQEPSRLWIKTQLQSLYLGELRALLGFYQTQDPVLSARLKSELKDILHKREAYALRHLAIKGTDLLELGFQGTQVGALLKACLEGVMCGAVCNEREALLQYAKECPALREN from the coding sequence ATGGCCGATTGGGACACCTCTTTTTTGCGCTTAAAGCGCGCTCTGCCCTCCAGTCTGCTAACTTTGCACGCTATGATCGAGCAGGGGGGTTATCAAGCATGTATCGTGGGGGGAAGTGTACGCGATCTGCTCTTGGGTAAAGAGCCCAAAGATTACGATCTGGCCTCTAGCGCAACTCCAGACCAGTTAAAAGCTCTCCTAGAGGGCATGGAGGGGATAAAAATTATAGAGCTAGGGCGTGCCTTTGGCACTTTAGGGGTGGGCTTTGAGGGGTGGCTTTTTGAGATCACCACTTTTAGGCAGGAGGGAGAATATAGAGATCACCGCCACCCTAGCGCATTAAAATTTGTAAAGTCCATAGAAAGCGATTTAGCACGGCGTGATTTCACCATCAACGCCCTAGCCCTCCACCCTCAAAAAGGACTTTTAGATTTATATAGTGGGCTGGAAGATTTAAAAAAAGGGGTTTTAAGGTTGGTGGGCGATCCGACTTTGCGCCTGCAAGAGGACGCTTTGCGGATTTTACGCGCCCTGCGTTTTTCTAGCGTGCTAGGTTTTAGTTTGGAAGAGGTTACTCAAAAAGCCCTATGGGAACAAGCCCCCTTACTAGAACACATCGCCAAAGAACGCATCTGCATGGAGTTTTTTAAACTCTTGCTGGGGGATTTTGTGCGCTCTTGTGCGCCTTTTCAATCTCTCTTAGAAAAGACTTTAAAAGCGCGCTTAAAGCCCTTAGAGGGATTAGAAAACACCCCTTTGAATTTGCGCGCGCGCTTGCTCTATTTAGCCCAATCTTGGGACACCCAAACCCTGCGTGATTTTTGCACGCGTTTAAAATTTTCTAAAAAACTCACCCAATCCTTACACAAACTGCATGCCCACTTCCCCCTAGAGCCCCAAGAACCCTCCCGCCTTTGGATCAAAACACAATTACAAAGTTTGTATTTAGGCGAACTGCGCGCTTTGCTAGGCTTTTATCAAACCCAAGACCCCGTTTTAAGCGCGCGTTTAAAAAGTGAACTTAAAGATATTTTGCACAAACGCGAAGCTTATGCGTTGCGCCATTTGGCGATCAAGGGCACAGACTTGTTAGAACTTGGTTTTCAAGGCACGCAAGTGGGCGCGCTTTTAAAGGCGTGTTTAGAGGGGGTGATGTGCGGGGCTGTGTGCAATGAGAGAGAAGCGTTATTACAATATGCCAAAGAATGCCCCGCGTTAAGAGAAAATTAG
- the queC gene encoding 7-cyano-7-deazaguanine synthase QueC, with translation MLHPFDLAKMLTIQDFKTHTCVLCFSGGQDSTTLALWAKRVFEQTYLLGFDYDQKHAIELAQAHKIARMLELPYKVLDLSCLQEISTSALFAHTSHALNTPHPQAQDLPSSFVPDRNALFITLAHAYAFNLGAQAVLLGVSMQDYSGYFDCRQNFIESLQTSLNLGAFGKKEGINLLAPLMFSSKAQEFQLAHALGGLELILEHTHTCYEGVRESRHEFGYGCGVCPACQLRQQGYMKFLDTK, from the coding sequence ATGTTGCATCCCTTTGATCTAGCAAAAATGCTCACCATTCAAGATTTTAAAACACACACCTGTGTGCTCTGCTTTAGTGGGGGGCAGGATAGCACCACTCTAGCTCTTTGGGCAAAACGCGTTTTTGAACAAACTTATTTACTAGGCTTTGATTACGATCAAAAACACGCCATCGAACTCGCCCAAGCGCACAAAATCGCGCGCATGCTAGAGTTGCCCTATAAGGTGCTTGATCTCTCTTGTTTGCAAGAAATCAGCACTTCTGCCCTTTTTGCCCACACTTCCCACGCGCTCAACACGCCCCACCCCCAAGCCCAAGACCTGCCTAGCTCCTTTGTGCCCGATCGCAACGCGCTTTTTATCACGCTAGCGCACGCTTACGCCTTTAATTTGGGCGCGCAAGCGGTGTTGTTAGGGGTGTCTATGCAGGATTATAGCGGGTATTTTGATTGTCGGCAAAATTTTATAGAGAGTTTGCAAACTAGCTTGAATTTGGGGGCTTTTGGCAAAAAAGAGGGGATTAATCTGCTAGCTCCTTTAATGTTTTCTAGTAAGGCCCAAGAGTTCCAGCTCGCCCACGCTTTGGGGGGGTTAGAGTTGATTTTAGAGCACACCCATACATGCTATGAGGGAGTGCGAGAGAGTCGCCATGAGTTTGGCTATGGGTGCGGGGTCTGTCCTGCATGCCAACTGCGCCAACAGGGTTATATGAAGTTTTTAGACACTAAATAA
- a CDS encoding DnaJ family protein: MGKSLYQTLEVSENASPEEIKRSYRRLARKYHPDLNKGKEAEEKFKEINAAYEILSDNQKRAQYDQFGDSMFGGQNFSDFARTQGGGANFDDILSQIFGGGFGGFNTGFRNTGFGFNRDMLDVQIDLQISLREAVLGAQRKIQVSANESFEIKIPAGVKEGEVLRARGKGHQQAGMRGDALLKVHVLEDKEYTRNGDDLTKSFDVPLKTALFGGKVDVQTLYKDVSLKIPPNTKNAQKFRLKELGVKNRKSGQMGDLYLNANVILPHTDHMSIEVKQALQQLP, translated from the coding sequence ATGGGAAAAAGTCTCTACCAAACTTTAGAAGTCAGCGAAAACGCCAGTCCGGAGGAAATCAAGCGATCTTACCGCAGATTGGCGCGTAAATACCACCCCGATCTTAACAAGGGTAAGGAAGCCGAAGAGAAGTTTAAAGAGATCAACGCCGCCTATGAAATCTTGAGTGATAACCAAAAACGCGCCCAATACGATCAGTTTGGAGATAGCATGTTTGGGGGGCAGAATTTTAGCGACTTTGCCCGCACACAGGGGGGAGGTGCGAATTTTGATGACATTTTGTCTCAAATCTTTGGGGGAGGTTTTGGAGGTTTTAATACGGGATTTAGGAATACGGGTTTTGGTTTCAATCGGGATATGCTAGATGTTCAAATCGATTTGCAAATTAGCTTGAGAGAAGCCGTGTTGGGCGCACAACGCAAGATACAAGTTTCTGCCAATGAGAGTTTTGAAATCAAGATTCCTGCGGGTGTGAAAGAGGGTGAGGTGTTGCGCGCGCGGGGTAAGGGACACCAACAAGCAGGCATGCGTGGGGACGCGCTTTTAAAAGTGCATGTGTTAGAAGATAAGGAATATACAAGGAATGGAGATGATTTAACAAAGAGTTTTGATGTGCCTTTAAAAACGGCGTTATTTGGGGGTAAAGTAGATGTTCAGACCCTCTATAAAGATGTGTCTTTGAAGATTCCCCCCAATACCAAAAACGCCCAAAAATTCCGCCTCAAAGAACTCGGGGTTAAAAACCGCAAGAGCGGACAGATGGGAGATCTGTATTTGAACGCTAATGTGATCTTGCCCCACACCGATCACATGAGCATAGAGGTCAAACAGGCTTTACAGCAACTCCCCTAA
- a CDS encoding heat shock protein transcriptional repressor HspR produces the protein MLDYDAPLYLISVVAKILGVHPQTLRQYEKEGLVEPKRTDGKMRLYSQRDVDKIKTILRLTRDMGVNLAGVDIILRLKDRLDELDRLNEELQTHLQTNVPTKPEVKRLEKTSYELILFKKA, from the coding sequence ATGCTAGATTATGATGCGCCACTGTATTTAATTAGCGTGGTGGCTAAGATTTTAGGGGTGCACCCCCAAACTTTGCGCCAATATGAAAAGGAGGGCTTGGTAGAACCTAAGCGCACGGATGGCAAAATGCGTCTCTATTCTCAAAGAGATGTGGATAAAATCAAGACAATCTTACGCCTCACGCGCGATATGGGTGTGAATTTGGCCGGAGTGGATATTATTCTGCGTCTTAAAGATCGCCTAGATGAATTAGATCGCTTAAATGAGGAGCTTCAAACTCATTTGCAAACAAATGTCCCCACAAAGCCCGAAGTGAAACGCCTTGAAAAAACTTCTTACGAATTGATTTTATTTAAGAAAGCTTAA
- a CDS encoding L,D-transpeptidase Cds6 family protein, with translation MLKRVLWARVLLVAFLCVVGLRADTLMGFVKAYHKKGIASIERLLQSYLTQKEFWEDVLEKHDISYGYYEDLDYLFVINKADPKLILYALQGEKIVKVNESTALVGSKAGEKITEGDKATPIGVYQILKKLTGLDAYYGPFALETNYPNPFDVARKRNGHGIWIHGLPLDGKRDELNTKGCIAIQNPILKDYGTRLKDKKTLLIVYEGEFKYATQDELAALLSSLYTWRSAWAKNDLVSYMNFYAPDFKHANGMDYKTYEKFKTHVFGKNEDKTIRFSKVNITPYPNNDHKRIFRIAFDQDYDAYKNKKLVYSSHGTKVLFVALEKGKMQILVEK, from the coding sequence ATGCTTAAAAGGGTTTTATGGGCACGGGTTTTGTTAGTTGCGTTTCTCTGCGTTGTGGGTCTGCGCGCGGACACCTTGATGGGTTTTGTGAAGGCCTATCATAAAAAAGGGATCGCCTCTATCGAACGACTCTTGCAATCCTATTTGACCCAAAAAGAGTTTTGGGAAGATGTGCTAGAAAAACATGACATCAGCTATGGCTACTATGAAGATCTTGACTACCTTTTTGTCATCAATAAGGCCGATCCAAAATTAATTCTATATGCTTTGCAGGGCGAAAAGATTGTTAAGGTCAATGAGAGCACCGCCTTAGTAGGCTCTAAAGCGGGAGAGAAAATTACAGAAGGGGATAAGGCCACGCCTATTGGGGTTTATCAGATTCTAAAAAAACTCACAGGTTTAGATGCCTATTATGGGCCTTTTGCCCTAGAAACCAATTATCCCAATCCTTTTGATGTGGCGCGCAAACGCAACGGGCATGGCATTTGGATCCATGGCCTGCCTTTAGATGGCAAGCGCGATGAGCTCAACACCAAAGGTTGCATTGCCATACAAAACCCCATTTTAAAAGATTATGGCACACGCCTCAAGGATAAAAAAACCTTACTCATTGTTTATGAGGGAGAGTTTAAATACGCAACCCAAGATGAATTAGCGGCCTTGCTTAGTTCTCTTTATACATGGCGCAGTGCATGGGCAAAAAATGATCTTGTGAGTTACATGAATTTTTATGCTCCAGATTTCAAACACGCCAATGGTATGGATTATAAGACTTATGAAAAATTTAAAACCCATGTTTTTGGCAAAAATGAGGATAAAACTATCCGCTTCTCTAAAGTCAATATCACTCCCTATCCCAATAACGATCACAAGCGCATCTTCCGTATCGCTTTTGATCAAGATTACGATGCCTATAAGAATAAGAAACTGGTCTATTCCTCTCATGGGACTAAAGTCCTTTTTGTGGCACTTGAAAAGGGTAAAATGCAGATTTTGGTTGAAAAATAG
- the era gene encoding GTPase Era: MSKAGFIALIGRPNAGKSTLLNALVNEHLALTSHKAHATRKALKAIVPYTDSQGNACQMVFVDTPGIASPKKLLEQAMQEESMRALQDCDLVLFLASVHDDLRDYENFLSFASTKPHILALNKIDTLTHADLLAKIAPYQAYGDKFHALVPLSASKYKNIDILLANVAELLPESPFYYDPQSLSDAQMREIYAEMIREQLFVYLSEEIPYASAVVLTHFEEGDKLDRIKAQIVVEKESQKKMIIGKEGNVIKKIGRAARLQMESLGGKKVFLQLEVVVCKNWSREREGLKKMGYVVE; this comes from the coding sequence ATGAGTAAAGCCGGTTTTATTGCCCTCATTGGTCGCCCCAATGCCGGCAAGAGCACCTTGTTAAATGCGTTGGTGAATGAACACTTAGCTTTAACTTCGCACAAAGCGCACGCCACGCGCAAGGCTCTTAAAGCTATTGTGCCTTATACAGATTCTCAAGGGAATGCCTGCCAAATGGTGTTTGTAGACACACCCGGAATCGCCTCGCCCAAAAAACTTTTAGAGCAAGCCATGCAAGAGGAGAGTATGCGGGCTTTGCAAGATTGCGATTTGGTGCTTTTCTTAGCAAGCGTGCATGATGACTTAAGAGATTATGAGAACTTTTTAAGTTTTGCTAGCACAAAACCCCACATTCTAGCACTCAATAAAATCGACACCCTCACCCATGCAGATCTGCTTGCCAAGATCGCGCCCTATCAGGCTTATGGCGATAAATTCCATGCCTTAGTGCCCTTGAGCGCGAGCAAATATAAAAACATAGACATTTTATTAGCCAATGTGGCAGAACTCTTGCCCGAATCTCCCTTTTACTACGATCCCCAAAGTTTAAGCGATGCGCAGATGCGCGAGATTTATGCAGAGATGATTCGCGAACAACTTTTTGTGTATCTAAGTGAGGAGATTCCCTATGCGAGCGCGGTTGTATTGACGCATTTTGAGGAGGGGGACAAACTTGATCGCATCAAGGCACAAATTGTTGTAGAAAAAGAAAGTCAAAAAAAGATGATCATTGGCAAGGAGGGGAATGTCATTAAAAAAATTGGCCGTGCAGCCCGCTTACAGATGGAATCTTTGGGGGGCAAAAAAGTTTTTTTGCAATTAGAGGTTGTGGTGTGTAAAAATTGGAGCAGGGAAAGAGAGGGGTTAAAAAAAATGGGTTATGTGGTAGAATAG
- the hslU gene encoding HslU--HslV peptidase ATPase subunit: protein MTPQEIVDYLDDYIIEQKDAKKMIAIALRNRWRRLQLPKELQEEVTPKNILMIGSTGVGKTEIARRMAKMMGLPFIKVEASKYTEVGFVGRDVESMVRDLVATSINLVENEHKERNREKIEELIVERIAKKLLPALPNGVSETKKEEYASNFEKTKEKIKSGALDHVQIEIELRKKHLEGDFNVPPEIIKVQESLIKVLNREGEKVSKEMSIKEAKEALRHDVSQTILDMERVQAEGVERAMQSGVIFIDEIDKIAVGVKEGSRQDPSKEGVQRDLLPIVEGSVINTKYGPVATDHILFIAAGAFQLSKPSDLIPELQGRFPLRVELESLSEEIMFAILTRTKSSIIKQYQALLSVEGVELVFDPEALRELARLSYLANQNAEDIGARRLHTTIEKVLEDLSFNASSYKGQQVLITKENVAKKLENLVDNVDRARFIL from the coding sequence ATGACTCCCCAAGAGATTGTAGATTATTTGGACGATTATATTATCGAACAAAAAGACGCTAAGAAAATGATCGCTATTGCTTTGCGCAACCGCTGGCGCAGGTTACAACTGCCCAAAGAGTTGCAAGAAGAAGTAACCCCTAAGAATATTTTAATGATCGGCTCAACGGGGGTTGGCAAAACAGAGATCGCACGGCGCATGGCCAAGATGATGGGCTTACCCTTTATTAAAGTGGAGGCAAGCAAGTATACTGAAGTGGGTTTTGTGGGGCGCGATGTGGAGTCTATGGTGCGTGATTTGGTCGCCACGAGCATTAATTTAGTGGAGAACGAACACAAGGAAAGAAATAGAGAAAAGATCGAAGAGCTTATTGTGGAACGCATTGCTAAAAAGTTGCTCCCGGCTTTGCCTAATGGGGTGAGTGAGACCAAAAAGGAGGAATACGCCTCCAATTTTGAAAAAACCAAAGAGAAGATCAAGAGCGGGGCTTTAGATCATGTGCAAATTGAGATCGAGTTGCGTAAAAAGCATTTAGAGGGAGACTTTAACGTGCCTCCTGAAATTATTAAAGTGCAAGAGAGTCTGATTAAAGTCTTAAATCGTGAGGGGGAGAAAGTCAGCAAAGAGATGAGCATCAAGGAGGCAAAGGAAGCTCTGCGCCATGATGTTTCCCAAACGATTTTGGATATGGAACGCGTGCAGGCTGAGGGCGTGGAGCGCGCCATGCAATCTGGGGTGATCTTTATTGATGAAATTGACAAGATCGCTGTTGGAGTTAAGGAGGGAAGCCGCCAAGACCCCAGCAAAGAGGGCGTGCAGCGCGATCTTTTACCCATTGTAGAGGGGAGTGTGATCAATACCAAATATGGCCCTGTGGCCACTGATCATATTTTATTCATTGCAGCTGGCGCATTCCAATTAAGCAAGCCTAGCGATCTCATTCCTGAACTACAGGGGCGTTTCCCCTTGCGCGTGGAATTAGAAAGTCTCTCTGAGGAGATCATGTTTGCTATTCTCACACGCACCAAAAGCTCGATCATCAAGCAATATCAAGCTCTCTTATCTGTGGAGGGTGTAGAACTTGTCTTTGACCCAGAGGCCCTTAGAGAGTTAGCTAGACTTTCTTATTTGGCCAATCAAAATGCCGAAGACATCGGCGCGCGCCGTTTACACACCACTATTGAAAAGGTCTTAGAAGATTTGAGCTTCAATGCATCTAGCTACAAGGGGCAACAAGTGTTGATCACAAAAGAAAATGTTGCTAAAAAGCTAGAAAATCTTGTGGATAATGTGGATCGCGCCCGTTTTATTTTATGA
- the hslV gene encoding ATP-dependent protease subunit HslV produces the protein MFHATTILGYKTHFEGKDYAIIGGDGQVSFGNCVLKGNATKIRTLYHGRILSGFAGSTADAFSLFDMFERILEGKKGDLFKSVVDFSKEWRKDKFLRRLEAMMIVLNKQSIFILSGTGDVVEPEDGKIAAIGSGGNYALSAARALDQFAKLPPKTLVEESLKIAGEICIYTNTNIKILELP, from the coding sequence ATGTTCCATGCAACTACAATTTTAGGCTATAAAACGCATTTTGAGGGCAAGGATTACGCCATCATCGGGGGCGATGGGCAAGTGAGTTTTGGGAATTGTGTCCTCAAGGGCAACGCGACCAAGATTCGCACTCTTTATCACGGACGAATTTTAAGCGGATTTGCTGGAAGCACTGCGGACGCTTTTAGTCTCTTTGACATGTTTGAGCGCATTTTGGAGGGCAAAAAAGGGGATTTATTTAAAAGCGTGGTGGATTTTAGTAAGGAATGGCGCAAGGATAAATTTTTGCGCCGTTTAGAGGCGATGATGATTGTCCTCAACAAGCAATCCATCTTTATTTTGAGTGGAACGGGGGATGTGGTCGAACCTGAGGATGGTAAGATTGCCGCTATTGGGAGTGGGGGCAATTACGCGCTGAGTGCAGCGCGCGCTCTGGATCAATTCGCCAAACTGCCCCCTAAAACTTTAGTAGAAGAGTCGCTCAAAATTGCCGGAGAAATCTGCATTTACACCAACACCAACATTAAAATCTTGGAATTACCATGA
- the rplI gene encoding 50S ribosomal protein L9, with protein sequence MKVLLLKDVKNLGKAGDVCEVKDGYGQNFLLAKNLAQLATSATINNYKANQKKRAELEAQELAHKQEIAKKLESITLQIVKKVGANGALFGSITKEEVVEALRAQHSLEIDKKTLELKTPIKSTGIYEIEVKLGAGVHGVLKIDVVAE encoded by the coding sequence ATGAAAGTTTTACTACTAAAAGATGTGAAAAATTTGGGCAAAGCGGGGGATGTGTGTGAAGTGAAAGATGGTTATGGTCAAAACTTTCTTTTAGCTAAAAATTTAGCCCAACTTGCCACTTCAGCTACTATCAACAACTACAAGGCTAATCAGAAAAAACGCGCAGAGTTAGAAGCCCAAGAACTCGCCCACAAACAAGAGATCGCCAAAAAGTTAGAGAGCATCACTCTACAAATCGTTAAAAAAGTGGGGGCAAATGGGGCGTTGTTTGGATCGATCACCAAAGAAGAAGTTGTCGAAGCCCTGCGCGCGCAACATTCTTTAGAGATAGATAAAAAAACACTCGAGCTAAAAACCCCTATCAAGAGCACCGGGATTTATGAAATTGAAGTCAAACTAGGGGCTGGGGTGCATGGCGTGTTAAAAATTGATGTGGTGGCTGAGTAA